Genomic window (Oryzias latipes chromosome 17, ASM223467v1):
gctgcagaggatgtgaacaggtagagaggcgggggcgggaCTTTAAACTCACCGCTCATGATTCCAGACCTGCAACAAACTACCAGCtgctttctaataaaaaaatagttctcATCCAGAAAATGAATAtactttattgggtttactggatttaaagaataaagaaatagaaaggagtctgcatcaaagtaaatttgtttccatcatctcactcatcttaactctgggtgtttgacagacggaAAAGTCTATTTAAGGTTGGTGAAAATGGacaagatcaaaggaaacatcacgctccaaaataattaaaataaataattatataaagatcctgacagcattttgaatcaatacaagtatttcCAAATGAACTATCATGATATATCggtgaaaccatttttttctaacacccctgtgctttcatttctgtgggaaactgatctattggctctttgagtggtgcAGGTTGCTGACTCCTGGTCTAGATTAACTTTCAGTCACATCAATTTATGAGTTATTTTAAGGttgcataaaaaagaaacaaaaaaagataaaagttcaGATTGAACATTAGTAAATAGAGATTCATTTAAATTATAACACCCTCCTATAAGCAAGGATTGGGCACTgaaacctttttgtttcttgtctTGCTTGAaattttttcattgaaagtttTACTGAATAAAGCTCATTTTTGTGGAACGTCTTGAGACACGTATGAAGTAGCAGCATGTCTGTGGTCTTATGACTTAAAAAAGTTCAGCAGCTCTTTAATGTCAGCCTGACTTTTGCCCCCCATCCCCCCTTgctgttcttcacagaaaatccCTCAACAGACCAATGAGAATGACTGTGGAGTCTTTGTCTTAGAGGTTTGTTacatatttaatatattttttacctaatttattttaaaaagttccttGATGAGTGATTTTTTTCCGTAGTATTCTCGGTGCCTCGCCCTGTCCAGACCGTTCCAGTTCACGCAGAAGGACATCCCAAAGATCCGAAAGAGGATCTACAAAGAGCTCTGTGACTgcaagctgcagctgcaggactgAAGCCTTCGCTGCCATGGATCCTGCTGCTGCGAGGAGAAAATGACTGCTCCCTCTTGGGCCGGCAGCACTGTGTGCACATTTGCATTACTTATTTATGCACGCCTGATCACAAATATGACGTCTATAAGTGGGCAGAGCAGCTTTGATCTGACtttaatgttttgatttttaactcattttctgttgaaaaattgTGATTGTATGAGTCAGAATTTGTGTTGGCATCGTCTTGAAGGCTTAATTCTCTGATTAATTCTCAGAAGTAAGACAattgtttacaataaaaaacatactttttgaATCCTTTtattctgtgtattttttacatcactCCTTCAATATCGGTCTGAAACCTAATCCTATCTAAAGGCGTAAATTTTAAATATCCAGATTAAGAAAGCAAATACAGGACTGATGCTTAAGGCACTGTGAACGTTCACGTCTTTCAGGATGGGcacatagaaaatgaaaagcagTGAGTGGAAACAATCAGTCCTTGTTGCTTTTTGGAGAGACATGCTCATAAAAGCTATGCAAAAAGTTGATATGGTTGGGTTTTGAGGTGACAGTAATCCGTCTGCAtgtctggatggatggaaggaaaaTCTGTATTAGTAACTTTACTCTGAGTTTATGCTAAATGGTGGAGCTTCTCACCCTTAGGTGAAACTCCAGCCAccctgaggggaaaaaaacgctAATTCTACTGCATGTACCTGTGATCCTGAGCATCCGTTCACGACCCACGGCTTATGGCTATAGATGAGGGTATGACTATCAACATTAATTTACATGTAAGTTAAGTAATGAGTGCTATTGCAAATGCGGTGCTAGTCTGTCAGTCAATCTCACTCAAACCGCTATATGAGCCGGAACAACCTATACGGTAATAACTTCCTGATTCTGCCCAGTAAATATCCTCTAGCATGCTGCTCATTGTGTTCTTGAACTTAAAATTTCCCTTAGCATGAAGTCCCTGGTTCAAATCTgagccaggtttttttttgttggagtttTCATGCTCTCCTTGTACATGTGTGGGGTTTCGTGGTTGTGCATGTGAGTGcgtggtcctgcaacagactagACACCTATACAGGGTGTAACctcaccttcacccaacagtaatTGGGTTGGAACCCCatgacccccccaaaaaagggcTTCATGGTGTTCTgaaattggatggatggatggaacttGTGTGATGTAccccaatttatttatttattgtttgtttgtttgattattgatttttattataaaaaagggCTTCAGCAGCAGACAGATGATCAAATACAAACTGATCATCAGCAAATAAGAGGCCCTCTCATGACAACACAATGCAAAGcagggaaaaataaaagttgatctTTTTGTGCAGTGCATCAGTTTAGAGGCTGTTTAATAAAAGCAAGAAGCTGCAAGATCTCAGACCAAACAAGTCTCAGTTAGCCTGCTAAATATTCATGTTTATGCTccttatgttaaaaaaatagtataATATTAcagctcatttttttaatagacaAGATCAAGAGAGTTGTTGCACTCTACACATATAATCATAGCCAATTGTCAGGCACGGTGGTGGAGGTGTGATGATATGGGCTTATTTTGCAGTATCTCTGTATGCTGTGATAATGTTAAGTCAAATGAGATGTGGTCAGTCTGACACTGAACCTTGAAACATATCCAGCAGGATTTTCTCTGACAGAAGGAAAAGGACTCGTCAAAAATCCTTCACGTCTACTCGGAGATCACATGACGTGAAGTGTTTCTGCTCAAAGGCTCAATGTTTATTTGGGGTTGGACTtttcttcataaaaataaagagtaaTCAAAAGTAGTTCTTGATGTAAATCTTtgtaaaattgaaatgaaataaGTACAAACAAAGACTTTACATTGACAAACGCAGCAGGCTACTGGTGGATCGTGGACTTTCTGTCATCCTAAGACATTTGTGTTGTCTCTCCTCTGTACACCTAAATGTTTGGACTAAGATCTGTCAAATTAGTTTGCTAAAGATGCCACTCTCATGTACCTCCTTTCCAGTATCGGAGCTTTCAAGACAGAGGGGATTATGTTAGTTTTTAGGAAGAACCCGCCCAATTTCCGTTCTGTGACTCTCCATCATCTGGCTCATCTGCTTGCTGATTTGCTGCAGCAATAGCCGGTGTTTGACCGGCTGCAGCATTCCATCGTGTGTCTCCAGGATGACAGAAAACGCCTCTCCTCCTAGACATGGAAAAAGGCTCCAATCCATCAAGATCTGGATCTCAAAAACTCTCAAGTACAGTTTCTTATATTAAACTCCTTTAATATAAAGATTATGTCCTTTTTGCAATCAAAATATTTGGTATATAGTCTTTATAAGTCAAACTTCTGTGAcgttagccttttttttttcaagtttaggATATACAATATGAGTCTCTGGCCCTGCATATACTCCCAAAAACCAAGTAAAACTAGAATTCTTAATATGTGTTTACTGTACCTGccagtaaaaactgtttttttccaatagCTGTACAGTTTGAGACAAACATAGAATCTGTCTAATCATTCATGTTGAATCCCCACTCAATTTCTGGTTCGTCGTCGAGGCGAATCACCAGGTAGGACACGAGCTGGAAGAGGTTCTGCCACAGGCCCAAGAACAGATACATGTAGAAGTCGCTGACGTCCATTTGGCAGTAAACTCCTGAATAGTTCATGTCACAGATGCACTTAAAGCTGTTGACGTAGTTGATGCAGAAGCCTCCATTCATACATGGATCTGAGGCACATTCATCCACATCTTTCTCACACCTGCACAGACAAAGCAGAAACCACAGATTCTGAAGACAACCGAATCTCACAGCCCGAAACACTGGCAGAGAAACCAAATAGAAGGCTCTGTAGTTGATCAAAGTCTCTGAGCGCTGAGGTGCGCCAGATTATAAAGtggattttccatttttaaaataatcaaagggtttaaagtgtgccttaaaatgaaataaaaaatgttgaggGTAACTTAGTTAGCTCTGGTTTAATTTTGGTTAGTTGGGGTTACGAATTTATGCctaaaaaactgacaaaacttAGAAactatttcacatttaaatttctatatgtttagatttttttcatgcCAAAAACAGGTTCCTTTTCATCATAATAGTGACAACATTATAAATACAAAGCAGTGCCGCATTTTTCTAATAAGACTTTGGGGCTCCCACTGGGCTGAGGTGAGTGAAAATTTGACCCAAATAGCTCTTAAAGTCTTCATgattgcagacccctgatctagatcTTTCAGTGGAGACTGGTTGTGTGGGTAGAAATATGACATGTCAATGTCCATTTCTTACCATTGTCCTGTGAAACCCGGCAGGCAGGAGCAGCTGTTGTTGACTTCAGAGCAGTTTCCTCCATTAAAGCAGCTGTAGTTCCACCTCGTCCCCGTACACATAGATAAGGGCAACTGAGGAAGTCTGAAGAAACAACAAGGCCATTATCCCCTGTAAATATCTTGGTtttgcttcttcttttgtttttttttttccgagaAACTTACGGAGCTGTCTCAATGTACCACGGAATTTCAGGAACTTTCTCTCTACAACAGACGAGTTTGATCattaaaacatcctttttttcttctatttttcatGTGTGAGTCACTGGGATCAAATCAAGATCAGCTTGAAGTGATGGAAAAACCAGATTgtcagtttggaaaaaaagacattgaaatttaaagaaataaatcgaacatttgaaaacagttttaaacttgaaagaaatgtcacaaatttggggggaaaaagtaaatttgaaaacgaattaagttttaaaataaaactgctaATTTCAAAAAATGCATATACTTTAAAGAAGTATtgaacatttgattaaaaaaaacttagtgggaaacttgaataaaaaaataaataaaccaaaaactgttttcaaatgatAGATAATGTTTACAGGTATTTGTAAAAGCTACTGCTTTCtattttcatctgttttgtAGCGGAAATGACGCCACCAGAACCTCTCTCACCCACTGTCAGTCATGTCCTGGTAGCCAGTGGGCTCAAAGCCTGACCCCCACATAAATGTTGGCGTAAtaccaaaaatgaaaagtctgaatcattgactgtatacaaagaactggactgagtgagtgggACATCAACCATAGAGAAAAACGGACCTCCGGCTCCAGCGAAATGAAGCCCATTCAGTCGCCTTTCCTCCACGATGCAGACGTCcgacatgttggagccagaaaacagtgattggtccgagtcggtctgagtcaatgtttttgatggcaactactgtcgccagtCATGAGTAAGCTTGTTCAAGGTCcgcaccccttccactgaaagcagctcgggagaatctgtcaatcaaacgttcaaGGTGGGGGCCggcgggcaccacatgcttttactgaggcatctgaatggccagtttataacttgaataacttgcaaaaaagaaaaaaatatattaaaaaaagtgaggattagcaagaagatgttaagaaaaaggCATCAGAGCAAGATTGGTTATTCTGACCGAAAGAATGACAGAGAAATAGCTCTTTAATTCTCAATAGAAgccaatgggattttggcttcttggatccagcaggtacttcctgtttggaaaacaGGAGTGAAGGtttcgctcagtccagttctccacATACAGTCAATTGTCTAAATTTACAAGGTAAACTGAAGACTTGGACAGAagtgataaaagaaaaattgacaAAACAAACCAGTAACTGGTACAAATTAACATTATCTTTCATTTGGAAACAGACTTAGgcctatagttttttttaaatcaactttcaaattgtaatttttattttaatatttacaatgaGTACTTATGAgcttaaaactgtttaaaatttttaaatttaaaatctggttttttgttcattcataACTGATCCTCATTTGACCCTTTACGAGTCATCTCAGGAGTGGGGAACTCACTCGCAGTATTGGCCCGTCATGTCCCTGGGACAGAGGCAGGTGTAGCGCTGGAAGCCTCGGAGGCATGTGGCGCCGTGGCTGCAGCTGTTGACCTCGCACATGTCCACCTCCACCTCACACCGCTCACCAGTGAAGCCCAGCTCACACTCACACTTGAATCTCCCGTCCAGGCTGGTGCAGTTTCCAAAGACACAGGGGCTGGAGTTGCAGCTGTCAGTGAGGTTTTGACACACAGGACCCGTCCACTCGGGCGGACACTCACACTCGTGCAGGTCGAACAGGTCCTCGCACAAGCCCCCGTTGTGGCAGGGGTTTGGCGCACACACACTTTTGCCCCAGCAGCCGTATTGAGCAGCAGCATTGGGGTTCCTCCTCACAAACTGCTCCTCCTGAGGCCTGGGGAAGTTTAGCTCTGTTTCCGGGTAAAAGGGGAGAAGAAGACCCCCGATTTTCACTGGACCCAAACAGCCAGACAAGCTCACCCCAGAGTCCAGGTTAAGTCCCCCTAGAAAAATGTTTGCACCTTCTTTGAGAAAGTCTAGAACTTCTACAGCTGTTTTGGCCATACTGGAAACCTCTTTGCCTTTATCTACAGCCAAAGTCCACCTGGAAGAAACCGTCTGGTTCTTCATACTTATCTCCACAAAATGCCAGTCTCTGTCACTGAGTGGAGCCAAGCTTTGAACTGTCACTTTGTCAGCCTCAACCTGGAGCTCCATGACTAAgtaggagttcattagagaAACAGTCAGGTAATCTGAGCCTTTTTGTGCATGGAGTAGGGTAGCAGAGGTCTGCCTGGTCCGGAAGCTGAGGGTGATGTTTACAAGACTGTGACTGATCTGACCAACGCTGCTGTAGTGCAAAACTCTGCTGTCCGTCCGAAATGTAGCATTGgacaaacctaaaaaaaaaagaagcaaaagattTTTTCATGAGCTCAACCTTTCAGAGTTCTGAGACAATTGTTTGTGAAAGTGCTGAGTCAGCATTCACACAGTTCAAAAGATCTTTTTGGAGTCATACTTTTTCAAGCCATCAATTGCACTTGCTTGTTAAAAGTGAAGCTGCGTTCACAACGCCCTCTGCAACGCTCGTTCAACCTCAACCTCAACCTCTTCGAAAGAAAAGTCTATAGAAACGAACTAAGTGCTTTGACTAAAAGAACCTGTTTTTAACGCGTTCTTGAGTGTGCGTCTTGTGCCCAGTGTGTCCATAGCTTCAGATGAGTGAAAGAAGATGGAAAGATggactttttaactttttacctAAATCAACATCAACTTAGTTTTACCTATGAGAAATGACAAGGTCCAGTTTCAGTGCCATTCTGCTAAAATCTTTTGGTAccttttatgatttatttttatattaagttatttaaagcaaatttaaaaatctttcgAGAATTCAAAAACATCGGGCTCTTCAAAATATGTTGCTTTTaattctacttttattttttttatttttttttaattaacagcaatatttgatttaaactttaattttctttcaatttttaaacaagTAACATTAAAGGGTCTCAAAAATGTCAGTCTTTTACAGTGGAGCAGATGCTTTCAAATAGATTTCCGGCTTTCAACGCCAAAGaacgaaaatgtttttcagaataGTTCAGTTGTTTTTCTCAGCTACccatttaatacatttaaatttatgGTAGGCCAGCaattttaaagttccactccaatcatatttggtttattgtaaaagcgttcccactggtcttttaactatgattatgttgtttttaggagaaaaaaaaacagtgccatTTACCGGtactaggatatagtttctatagagtagtttgttagaaattccattCTGAAGTGTGGGTGGGACCCCaattcccatcacccatctgtttacacgctctttttcatctgctcctgatcaatttgaataaatactcagaaatgcaattttgagcttaattttcttgatattttccctccatctttagaaaaatggTACAATGAAATGTTTATAACAcccaaaacagaattttcatcaTAGTGGATCTTCAAACCCTGAATGTATTTGTTTGCTTAGTCATATAACTCAGCATAAATGAGTAATGAAGCCACTTGGATCAGTGGTGATATGTCTCAAGAAAGAACATTTTACGTCCAAATGCTGTGACTAATCTTCAAAACCACCTGAAAAAGGAGAACCTTCAGTTTTTGTGAGAATAAAGCATTTTTGGGcttgtttttctcaaacttaaGAGATTAGATGAATTCAAAAGGCATATTTATTGATCATGAACTCAGTTAGTAGAACCAGGGTTTGGTTTGATCATAGTTGGATGATAGTAGTTTAACATCATGTCTAAAACAATATATTATTTGTGACATTCTCTGGGTATCATGTGATCCTGTAAGATACACCTGCTTTAATACACTAAAGGGGTTAGAAAAAACCCCTCTTGTATAAATCTGACAGTTTGCATAGAAAAACAGAAGGGATCAGATCTTTCATTGACTGTCTTTGTCAGGGCCTCCTTTTCTGGTGGTGAACATGTGGTCTCTTCAGGAAGACACACCTTTATTAACAACCACGTACATTTGTGGTGGACGTCCTAATTTGATTATAACGTCTTAGAGTAATTAAATGTTGGGATCCCTGCCTCATCTCTGTTCCCTCCTGTAATTAGCCACAgccattaaaatgaaaaacgttttgtttttattgaatttcGGAAATTATTTGTGACCATAAAACGCTGTACATGGAACATGTACAGAacattttaaatccatttaCAGGTATTTGTTTTTCAGACATTAAAACAATAATGGAGTACGAAGAGGCGCGGGTTCCTGGATACTTACACTCAAAACCCTGAGGGAGGGGCTGGCAAAGAGCAGAGGCAGGACATGGAGACAGCTCGCACCATTTGACCTCCTCACAGCGCTGGCCTGCGGTGTTGGGTGGACAGCTGCAGATGAAATCATCCCACATAGAGTAACACTCCCCCCCATTGAGGCAGGGATTGACCTgatttgggggaggggggggattGGGGGGACAGCAGACATCCGTCCTCAAGTTCATTCTGCAAGGATGTTTGCACAGGACAAAATATACGTTTCTAGTTAAGAACTGCAACTCACAGCACATGCGTTGTTGCTGCTGCATCCCTCTGCAACATCAACCAGCTCCTCCAGGTTGTAAGACTCCACTTTAGAAGCTATTGGGTAGAATTGCAGTCGTCTGCTGTTTATCCTGAGATCCTGGATGCATCCCTTGAAGTAGCCCCCAAAAGATGCAGAACCTCTTGGGTCTGGTAGCCCTCCAACAAAAACCTTATCTCCAGAGTGAGTATGGATTTGTCTGGTGACCACAGAGCCCTGGGTTTGGGTTGACTGAGACACACTGGCTGTGGTTCCTTCCAGCTTCACAGTGACCAGGTGGAAGTGGCCATCACTGACTGGACTCTGACCCGTGAGGGTCTCAAAGTTGTTCACCTGAATTTTGAGTCGGCCCTTCTCCAGCCAGAGGCGGAGGTACTGACTGGTGCTGTTCGCCAGAGTAAGGAGAAGCCCATTTAACTGTCTGGAGCGCATGAACAACGATATGACCAGCGTGTCCTCGGGCTCCTCGTCCAATGAAAAGACAGCATAGCTCTTGAGGTCTTGGTTCCCAAACCGAGCAGTGATGTACTCTATAAGAATGAAcattatcacattttttttttaaatctaaagaaAATGATGAAGACAGAACTTGTTGACTTGATTCTTTGGACAAactcaggctttttctttagaTATCCCCCCCAAAATACCCAGTATAATATTAGCTGGTAACAATGTTAAATACAGtaatatattaatattttacaCAAATCGGTCAAAAAATTTGATTATATGGATTAGTTAACTGCTGTTTTCCAGTAGGAAAACTCATCGTGCCCCCTAGGAATTGAACCCTGGCTTTCCCATGGGCCAGTCCTGCATGCAGTCAACTGAGCCTATAATGAACATGCGTGGCACTTATATTTGGTGGGGCTCGCTCTGCGTGTGTTACTGCAGTGTCGTGGTGTAACATGAAGTTCTTCATGGAGTTGAGGTTAGTTTGTGCTCAATCAAAGAGATATTATGGGCTCCAAACCAGACTTTCCTACTTTTCACAGTGTTGGCTGAAGCCACATCGCGCTGAATGAACACATCACCTTTATCAAGCTGTAAAGCCGTGCTCAACAAGCTTCCCGATGGACATCTGTGGAAGGTGTGACAATGTATGTGGGAACAACAAAACCATACAGATTGTTTGTGGTTACTTTTTAtaaatttgttgttgtttttcttcttaatttttGCCCCAACTGTCCATGTTTACCCAACGACACCCAACAACCCCACTCCCCATCACGTCCCTTTCTATGCTCTCTGTTCTGTCTAAAGCATATAAGAAATATAGCTTTATTTCAAATACTAAAGAAGTATATATCCCTCTCAAGCAcaacaaaaagatttaaaactcTACAACAGTTCACAAAAAGCTCTCAGCTTCTTTCTGTTTGCTTAGCTAATGGATAAGAAAATGAGCCAATGCGGTAAGatgttttgacttatttctaaggggcTGGTTTTTGCAGTAATGGTGTAATCTATTTAGATGCACCAGATGTTGAGTCAAATCTAGATAAGGCTCCTACCTATGTGGAgcatttcatattttcttcattcattcacACTCATTCATGCATCCATGTCATAAGAGCGGCCATAAACCGCCGCTGGCCAGGTCACCACGTCCAACTCCGGGCTCCGGGCGTCCAGATTTGTCATTTTCAGAAGAAGCTTCAATAAATACACCTCCAGATATCTGCCTCCATAAAACCATCTTTTTGGTGATTTTGTGTAGATCTAACAAACGACCAACTTTGTACTTTGCCAAGTGTTTTGATGATTTCTTACTTTGACAGAGAACTAATTTATCCcttgacttttttgttgttgttgtcgtcaaacattttgtttccaaaaaaagcaaatgaaattCTTTGAAAGATaccagataaaaacaaagctgtgaaaCGTTAGGTGATAATTACTAAAATACTTTGAACGAGGCTGGAGAAGGacaccagtttaaaaaaaaaacaaaaactaattttattAAAAGTGGGATGAAAATGTTTGGGGTGAGTAAAAGCTTCCGTCAACTCAAAATCATCCTTAAAATCCCAAAATTGAACttgaaatataatttattttttaaatgcttcaCAAATTCCTGCAAAGCAATTGTAGAAAAGAACAATCAGTTGTCTGATTTACACTTGGTATACAGTTGTAAATggaaattttagtttttttttattatttcttatcTTTGAAGTATGTTTATGCTTATTAAGCAGAAACCAAATATCATGGATGACAAATCCATAATATATTGTAATCTGGTAAAAACAAGGAACCCCTCATGTGAACCTGGGAAACTCACGTTTCTTTAATCCTTGCTGCAGGTGTTGCTGAATACTTTTAGAATTGTCTTTGGCTGGACTTTGAGCTATTTCTGCTGGCTCCATAAGCTCCTTTAACGACTGCAGTTTAACGTTAACTCACTTTATCCTGCTCCGTGGCCTTTCCTCAGAGCTTTAACTGAGACATCCAGCAGGACATGAGCGAGGCTGAACTCAGTGATGTCACCGGTCAAGGTGAACATGCAAAAGTCAGGGTGTTTCCAGAGGCTGCTAAAACCTTTATCTGCTCTATTTAAAGAAATCTACAAAACTGCATACGGTACTTTTGTTTTACTTCTCACTCTGAGgatttaatttaataatttctCTGAGGAgatatgaatttaaaaaaaatttgaggaTTTCTTCTT
Coding sequences:
- the LOC101167238 gene encoding protein crumbs homolog 1-like; this translates as MFRFSIQVWALGLLYAGSLSAEEIGACELQPCQNGGVCEIYNGGHRCRCSQQSQYGRLYGGENCTVALSGCDASKCENGGVCSPLLINDQHTYTCICPPGYVGLKCQISTVFSFESRGHMYVETQHLDPEAPLNVTFSFRTDRPAGTLFQRRVDNLLLSIRIIDGLLCLLSQRVQGSSTLVQKLPDYLSNGMWHTVEASLGGVVSLIRLLCSEESCPRDSSAEVQPLDEATALPDLGTARQSLFIGAVGLNWALDRGVEDSPPAFLGCLRNVFVDSHLVLPATGPKDSDAHTNVTVGCSDRDKCDDSPCQNRGRCVSQGWRRYVCECHRPYEGDNCEEEYITARFGNQDLKSYAVFSLDEEPEDTLVISLFMRSRQLNGLLLTLANSTSQYLRLWLEKGRLKIQVNNFETLTGQSPVSDGHFHLVTVKLEGTTASVSQSTQTQGSVVTRQIHTHSGDKVFVGGLPDPRGSASFGGYFKGCIQDLRINSRRLQFYPIASKVESYNLEELVDVAEGCSSNNACAVNPCLNGGECYSMWDDFICSCPPNTAGQRCEEVKWCELSPCPASALCQPLPQGFECLSNATFRTDSRVLHYSSVGQISHSLVNITLSFRTRQTSATLLHAQKGSDYLTVSLMNSYLVMELQVEADKVTVQSLAPLSDRDWHFVEISMKNQTVSSRWTLAVDKGKEVSSMAKTAVEVLDFLKEGANIFLGGLNLDSGVSLSGCLGPVKIGGLLLPFYPETELNFPRPQEEQFVRRNPNAAAQYGCWGKSVCAPNPCHNGGLCEDLFDLHECECPPEWTGPVCQNLTDSCNSSPCVFGNCTSLDGRFKCECELGFTGERCEVEVDMCEVNSCSHGATCLRGFQRYTCLCPRDMTGQYCEEKVPEIPWYIETAPLPQLPLSMCTGTRWNYSCFNGGNCSEVNNSCSCLPGFTGQWCEKDVDECASDPCMNGGFCINYVNSFKCICDMNYSGVYCQMDVSDFYMYLFLGLWQNLFQLVSYLVIRLDDEPEIEWGFNMND